Proteins encoded in a region of the Bacteroidota bacterium genome:
- a CDS encoding T9SS type A sorting domain-containing protein: protein MKSIYLIVIVFLYSSIHVKASHAMPLVNYSVQASVSGFTVSGNSDPATCGGGPYWMETIITPNKAALGKPATAAVYNTLLNWSSTSQFYIFQDHYYSLLNVPNYNISSSWPDNCSTEPYADLIIPFSTLCPGTKYYIQSREAVMGTNTYGTWSVIDSIITPGVAPVPFPFSVNSSANPLCSGQSATLTATGGTYYFWNPPASSSMSVVVSPSVTTIYTVVATDSANCASTQTFSLNVNICTSIESQTLKDRYSLYPNPVVDYINITGIDEATITKFKICNILGTILKESEFNSRSIDVSELPHGVYFLILERDKKTIQTSKFIK from the coding sequence ATGAAAAGTATTTATTTAATCGTAATTGTTTTTTTGTATTCAAGTATACATGTTAAAGCAAGTCATGCAATGCCACTGGTTAATTACAGTGTACAGGCAAGTGTATCAGGTTTTACTGTGTCCGGTAATTCGGATCCTGCTACGTGCGGAGGCGGGCCGTATTGGATGGAGACAATTATTACACCAAATAAAGCAGCTTTAGGGAAACCCGCCACCGCTGCAGTTTATAACACTTTATTGAATTGGAGTAGTACAAGTCAATTTTATATTTTTCAAGATCATTACTATAGTTTACTAAATGTTCCTAACTATAATATATCAAGTTCGTGGCCTGACAACTGTTCAACCGAGCCTTATGCGGACTTAATCATTCCATTTTCAACATTATGTCCCGGTACAAAATATTATATTCAATCAAGAGAAGCGGTAATGGGAACTAATACTTACGGCACATGGTCAGTTATTGATTCAATAATTACTCCCGGCGTTGCTCCTGTACCATTTCCTTTTTCTGTTAATTCATCTGCTAATCCATTATGCTCCGGACAAAGCGCTACCTTAACTGCTACGGGGGGCACCTATTATTTTTGGAATCCTCCGGCATCAAGTTCTATGTCAGTTGTTGTCAGTCCGAGTGTTACTACAATTTATACAGTCGTCGCAACAGATAGTGCTAATTGCGCATCAACTCAAACGTTTTCCCTAAATGTAAATATTTGTACAAGTATAGAAAGTCAGACTTTGAAGGATAGGTATTCGTTGTATCCAAATCCGGTTGTCGATTATATTAATATTACGGGTATTGATGAGGCAACTATCACAAAATTTAAAATTTGTAACATACTAGGAACAATTTTAAAGGAGTCCGAATTTAACTCCAGGTCAATTGATGTTTCCGAGTTGCCACATGGAGTTTATTTTCTCATTTTAGAACGAGATAAAAAGACTATTCAAACAAGTAAGTTCATCAAATAA
- the folB gene encoding dihydroneopterin aldolase: MEHRINIEGIKLYAYHGCLEEEAKIGGNYIVDVYMTTDFSEAAKTDDLSKTIDYCAIYEIAKAEMAIRSKLIEQVGQRIFDRVKSDFKSIKSLRVKITKLVPPMNGDVEQVSIEIEG; encoded by the coding sequence ATGGAGCACAGAATAAACATAGAAGGTATTAAGCTGTATGCTTACCACGGTTGTCTGGAAGAAGAAGCAAAAATTGGTGGTAATTATATTGTTGATGTATACATGACGACTGATTTTTCAGAGGCTGCTAAAACAGATGATTTAAGTAAAACAATTGACTACTGTGCTATTTATGAAATAGCAAAAGCGGAAATGGCCATCCGTTCAAAATTAATAGAGCAGGTTGGTCAACGTATTTTTGATAGAGTAAAATCTGATTTTAAATCCATAAAATCGCTGCGAGTTAAAATCACCAAATTGGTACCACCGATGAATGGAGATGTAGAGCAGGTGAGTATTGAAATTGAAGGTTAG
- a CDS encoding outer membrane beta-barrel protein translates to MKKNILFLILVLFACSPAFSQMPQGNMQSMMKNAKNMNIGRFYGKVIDAKTKKPVEYASVVLLWFNKDSLIAGGLAKENGDFSLDQLPPYGGYRLRISFIGYKNYEAKVYIVPPNKIEQDLGDIKLEPDEKVLKEVEVSAEKSTFVMSVDRKVYNVDKDLSVKGGTALDALKNIPTVSVDAEGNATLRESAVRIYVDGKPTTLTLQQIPSDQIERIEVISNPSVKFEANTTGGIINVVLKKNNKPGYNGMLMGNIGTGDRYGAMGNINIKENPFNFSLMYNYNSGINNTNGYTNRIDLYNDTIIDYFNQNNQSLMRNQFHFGRLSVDYNINNRNTITVAGNLVKGEFNTSDVQDYEYLSGTKVPVMGGYRINDSKAGFVNVTSQLMYRKTYPKVGKELTIDLNNNTSNSGNQYQFNSYDKDTAGNDMPFSPILQKNKGGTDASQWILQVDYVNPISDKAKLEMGIRGFYKKSNSYNNTSNFNYAINDYEKDSIMSNNYVIDDMVNAAYINYMSKTFWDIGYQAGLRFEQTYFKGTLTDKNRSFEYIYPGSLNTLQNSLFPAIYLTKKFGTKHEVQFNVSRKIERPNFFMAMPFVMFSDKKNYRIGNPELKPEFINIAEINYNNLFDKGNWLVSAYGRYSEQPITNTAYRSAADTTVLVNTFVNGKNSLRYGMENTLRYTFFKKLTATANVDVFYVYLTSGIIENQPSTVTEGWSYKGKLTLSYQLPWQLTAQVNGTYEAPKVIINGRTLDYYFMDISLSKMISTKWVFNLTLSDVFNTKRMGTHLDTDFYTQDLSRRRETRYLRFSVTYLFGKFDSSILRMRGKKGNNNQDMSGQDGMGGF, encoded by the coding sequence ATGAAAAAAAATATTCTATTTCTGATTCTCGTTCTGTTTGCATGCAGTCCTGCTTTTTCACAAATGCCACAAGGTAATATGCAAAGCATGATGAAAAATGCCAAAAACATGAATATTGGCCGTTTTTACGGTAAAGTGATTGACGCGAAAACAAAGAAGCCTGTTGAATATGCTTCGGTTGTTTTGTTATGGTTTAATAAAGACAGTTTAATTGCAGGTGGTTTGGCAAAAGAGAATGGTGATTTTTCTTTGGATCAATTACCACCTTATGGAGGTTATCGTTTACGCATTTCGTTTATCGGGTATAAGAATTATGAGGCCAAAGTTTATATTGTTCCTCCAAATAAAATAGAACAAGATTTAGGAGATATCAAATTAGAGCCGGATGAAAAAGTATTAAAGGAAGTAGAAGTGAGTGCCGAGAAAAGCACTTTTGTGATGAGTGTGGATCGTAAGGTGTACAATGTAGATAAAGATTTATCGGTGAAGGGTGGAACAGCTTTGGACGCATTAAAAAACATTCCAACCGTTTCGGTAGACGCTGAAGGAAATGCTACTTTACGTGAAAGTGCTGTGCGAATTTATGTAGATGGAAAACCCACAACGCTTACACTTCAACAAATCCCTTCTGATCAAATTGAACGCATTGAAGTTATTTCAAATCCTTCTGTAAAGTTTGAAGCGAACACAACAGGAGGAATTATTAATGTGGTATTGAAGAAAAACAACAAGCCGGGTTATAACGGCATGTTAATGGGTAATATCGGTACCGGTGATCGTTACGGAGCGATGGGAAATATTAACATCAAAGAAAATCCATTTAATTTTTCGTTGATGTACAATTACAACTCAGGAATTAATAATACCAATGGTTATACGAATCGCATCGATTTATATAACGATACGATCATTGATTATTTTAATCAGAATAATCAAAGCTTAATGCGTAATCAGTTTCATTTTGGAAGGTTAAGTGTGGATTATAATATCAACAACCGTAATACAATTACTGTTGCAGGAAATTTAGTGAAAGGAGAATTCAATACAAGTGATGTTCAGGATTACGAATATTTATCCGGAACAAAAGTGCCTGTTATGGGAGGTTATCGTATCAATGATTCGAAAGCAGGCTTTGTTAACGTAACATCGCAATTAATGTATCGCAAAACCTATCCTAAGGTTGGAAAGGAATTAACCATTGATTTAAATAATAACACCAGCAATTCAGGCAACCAATACCAGTTCAATTCTTATGATAAGGATACCGCAGGTAACGACATGCCATTTTCTCCTATTCTTCAAAAGAACAAAGGTGGAACCGATGCGAGTCAGTGGATATTACAGGTGGATTATGTAAATCCTATTTCCGACAAAGCAAAATTAGAAATGGGAATCAGAGGCTTTTATAAAAAGTCAAACAGTTACAATAACACGTCTAATTTTAATTATGCTATTAATGATTATGAAAAAGATTCCATCATGAGTAATAATTATGTGATTGATGACATGGTGAATGCTGCCTACATTAATTACATGAGCAAAACATTTTGGGATATCGGTTATCAAGCCGGCTTACGTTTCGAGCAAACGTATTTTAAAGGTACGCTTACTGATAAAAATCGTTCGTTCGAATATATCTATCCGGGAAGTTTAAATACTTTGCAAAACAGTTTATTCCCTGCCATTTACTTAACTAAAAAATTTGGAACCAAACATGAAGTTCAATTTAACGTGTCGAGAAAAATTGAGCGCCCGAATTTCTTTATGGCCATGCCATTTGTGATGTTTAGTGATAAGAAAAACTATCGTATTGGTAATCCAGAGTTAAAGCCGGAGTTTATCAATATCGCTGAAATTAATTACAACAATTTGTTTGATAAAGGAAATTGGTTGGTGTCTGCTTATGGAAGATATTCTGAGCAACCAATTACGAACACAGCCTATCGTTCAGCCGCCGATACAACTGTACTAGTAAATACGTTTGTGAACGGGAAAAACAGCTTACGTTATGGAATGGAAAACACCTTGCGATATACCTTCTTCAAAAAGTTAACAGCCACCGCAAACGTAGATGTGTTTTATGTATATCTTACCAGCGGAATTATCGAAAATCAACCTTCAACTGTTACAGAAGGGTGGAGCTATAAAGGTAAGCTTACTTTGAGTTATCAGTTACCTTGGCAATTAACAGCTCAGGTGAATGGAACGTATGAAGCACCAAAGGTTATCATCAACGGCCGCACCTTAGATTATTATTTCATGGATATTTCATTAAGTAAAATGATTAGCACAAAATGGGTGTTTAATTTAACTTTAAGCGACGTGTTCAATACCAAACGCATGGGTACACATTTAGATACTGATTTTTATACGCAGGATTTATCCCGTCGTCGTGAAACACGCTACTTACGATTTAGCGTCACTTATTTATTCGGTAAGTTCGATTCATCTATCTTGAGAATGCGTGGTAAAAAAGGAAATAATAATCAGGATATGAGCGGCCAGGATGGCATGGGTGGTTTCTAA